A DNA window from Chryseobacterium scophthalmum contains the following coding sequences:
- a CDS encoding ABC transporter permease, with product MELREENLINIHHFLPHRSPMLMADYILELTPEKVVTSFEITPDNIFVHNDQFVEAGLIEHSAQTSSSILGQSFFENPESNTKVIGFITNIKKIEVFGLPQVGDKIISKASLISQYENICNIFCETFLDDQLLIRTQISLFIQEIES from the coding sequence ATGGAATTAAGAGAAGAAAACCTCATCAATATTCATCATTTTTTGCCTCATCGCAGTCCGATGTTGATGGCAGATTATATTCTGGAGCTTACTCCGGAAAAAGTGGTGACTTCTTTTGAGATTACTCCAGACAATATTTTTGTACACAATGATCAGTTTGTAGAAGCGGGATTAATCGAACATTCTGCACAAACCTCATCATCAATTCTTGGGCAAAGCTTTTTTGAAAATCCGGAATCAAACACCAAAGTAATAGGATTTATTACCAACATCAAAAAAATTGAAGTTTTCGGACTGCCTCAAGTTGGTGACAAGATTATTTCTAAAGCTTCCTTGATTTCGCAATACGAAAACATTTGCAATATTTTCTGTGAAACTTTCCTTGATGATCAGTTGCTGATTCGTACGCAAATCAGTTTGTTTATTCAGGAAATAGAATCATAA
- a CDS encoding GLPGLI family protein: MASEQKTIGKYKVQKAETNYGGRNWVAWFTTELPFSNGPYIFGGLPGLIISIQDTDNHYSFNLTEVKKGGNLFDTRTKTVKIDWKKYETLAKSYYNDPFDLLSKTGRKVTMTDANGNKVDITERIKVMQNYIQEEDNPLELNHKINYK, translated from the coding sequence ATTGCTTCCGAGCAAAAAACAATAGGAAAATACAAAGTTCAAAAAGCCGAAACAAATTACGGCGGAAGAAATTGGGTTGCTTGGTTTACAACAGAATTGCCTTTTAGTAACGGTCCTTATATTTTTGGCGGTTTGCCCGGTTTGATTATTTCGATTCAAGACACCGACAATCATTATTCTTTCAATTTGACAGAAGTAAAAAAAGGTGGAAATCTATTTGATACACGAACAAAAACGGTGAAAATTGACTGGAAAAAATACGAAACTTTAGCAAAATCATATTACAACGATCCCTTCGATTTACTTTCTAAAACCGGAAGAAAAGTTACCATGACCGATGCTAATGGAAACAAAGTAGACATTACAGAACGTATCAAAGTAATGCAAAATTATATTCAAGAAGAAGATAATCCATTAGAATTAAATCACAAAATAAATTATAAATAA
- a CDS encoding M16 family metallopeptidase — MKKIFISLSLFVMLHAAAQKFETQKQTDAQGYSFETVKNDQSGVRVYTLKNGLKVYLAKNDDAPRIQTYIPVRTGSNNDPSDNTGLAHYLEHMVFKGTSHLGTQDWAKEKAILKQISDLYEQHKAEKDPEKKKALYKKIDEVSQEASKYAIANEYDKAISSLGATGTNAHTWLDETVYKNNIPANELEKWLKVEKERFSELVLRLFHTELEAVYEEFNRAQDNDGRLVNYALMDALFPKHPNGQQTTIGTSEHLKSPSMEAIHKYFDTYYVPNNMAVVLVGDLDFDKTIKLVDQYFGAFKYKELPMKKMVSEEPMTSIVTRTVKSPSTPRMTIAWRTDSNGTKEARLATMVGEILSNNGDAGLIDLNINQKQATLGAGAYASPLKTYGSFNMYVTPKDGQSFDAAKKLLFAQIDLIKKGEFPEWMLKAIVNDMRVQRMKGWETADGLATTLYGAYIGERTWEQELDEINQFEKITKSDIVKFANDFFKDNYVVIYKEKGVNDKLVRVENPGITPIKLNRDAQSPFLKDILSTKVAEIKPQFVDYKTAIATTEIKDKKVSFVNNKYNKVAQVSYIFPFGTDNDKELSLGVSVLQYLGTDKYTPEQLKEEFYKLGISNSFRTTNDQTFITLSGLEGNMKKGVELLDHWLKNVKADQTIYNQTVKTILESRDVAKKDKNRIMAALSNYAKYGKDSRMTDIISKERLQNINVTELMSKIKTLNNYPYEVFLYGESQKDLEKAVKPFIANATLQPAKAKVYAEPATGGTVYFANYDMVQMEMSKIAKGSDVNLANFGKANVFNEYFGRGLSSIVFQEIRESKSLAYSAYVSYATANEKDHPNYVTNYIGTQSNKLPLAVNAMNELMADFPQIPAQFENSKGSALKQIASNRINRTNIFYNQMALKKLGVDYDIRKDVYSEIQSLTLPQLTGFYNTEIKPLSYNTAIIGKRENLKMESINKMGQFKEVTLEEIFGY, encoded by the coding sequence ATGAAGAAAATTTTTATTTCTCTTTCTCTTTTTGTGATGTTGCACGCTGCTGCACAAAAATTTGAAACGCAGAAACAAACGGATGCTCAAGGCTACAGCTTCGAAACTGTGAAGAATGACCAGTCAGGAGTAAGAGTGTATACTTTGAAAAATGGTTTGAAAGTATATCTTGCTAAGAATGACGATGCACCGAGAATTCAGACTTATATTCCGGTAAGAACAGGTTCTAATAATGATCCTAGCGACAATACCGGTCTTGCTCATTACTTAGAGCATATGGTTTTCAAAGGGACTTCACATTTGGGAACTCAGGATTGGGCAAAAGAAAAAGCTATTTTAAAGCAAATTTCTGATCTTTATGAACAGCACAAAGCAGAAAAAGATCCTGAAAAGAAAAAAGCACTTTATAAAAAAATAGATGAGGTTTCTCAGGAAGCTTCAAAATATGCAATTGCCAACGAATACGACAAAGCAATTTCATCTTTAGGAGCAACAGGAACCAATGCTCATACTTGGTTGGATGAAACTGTTTATAAAAATAACATCCCTGCAAACGAGCTTGAAAAATGGCTTAAAGTAGAAAAAGAGCGTTTCTCTGAATTGGTTTTAAGACTTTTCCATACAGAATTGGAAGCGGTTTATGAAGAATTCAACAGAGCTCAAGATAACGACGGACGTTTGGTAAATTACGCATTAATGGATGCTCTTTTCCCGAAACATCCAAACGGTCAGCAAACGACAATAGGAACTTCAGAACATTTGAAGAGTCCTTCAATGGAGGCGATCCACAAATATTTTGATACCTACTATGTTCCTAATAACATGGCAGTAGTTTTGGTTGGAGATCTTGATTTCGACAAAACTATAAAATTAGTTGATCAATATTTCGGAGCATTCAAATACAAAGAATTGCCAATGAAGAAAATGGTTTCAGAAGAACCAATGACTTCTATTGTAACAAGAACTGTAAAAAGCCCATCTACACCAAGAATGACAATCGCTTGGAGAACAGATTCTAACGGAACTAAAGAGGCTAGATTGGCAACAATGGTAGGTGAAATCTTGAGCAACAACGGTGATGCAGGATTAATCGACCTTAACATTAATCAAAAACAAGCGACTTTAGGAGCGGGAGCTTATGCTTCACCTTTAAAAACATACGGTTCATTTAATATGTATGTAACTCCGAAAGATGGACAGAGTTTTGATGCTGCGAAAAAATTACTTTTTGCTCAGATTGATTTAATTAAAAAAGGAGAATTCCCGGAATGGATGCTGAAAGCTATCGTAAACGATATGAGAGTTCAGCGTATGAAAGGTTGGGAAACTGCAGATGGTTTGGCAACAACGCTTTACGGAGCTTATATTGGTGAAAGAACCTGGGAGCAGGAACTTGACGAAATTAACCAGTTTGAGAAAATTACAAAATCTGATATTGTAAAATTTGCAAATGATTTCTTTAAAGATAATTATGTTGTAATCTACAAAGAGAAAGGGGTGAATGATAAATTGGTTCGTGTAGAAAACCCAGGAATTACACCAATTAAACTGAACAGAGATGCGCAATCGCCTTTCCTTAAAGATATTTTAAGTACAAAAGTTGCAGAAATAAAACCTCAGTTTGTTGATTACAAAACTGCTATTGCGACAACTGAGATCAAAGATAAAAAGGTAAGTTTCGTGAATAATAAATACAATAAAGTTGCTCAGGTAAGTTATATTTTCCCATTCGGAACAGATAACGATAAAGAGCTTTCTTTAGGAGTAAGTGTTTTACAGTATTTAGGAACGGATAAATATACGCCAGAGCAATTAAAAGAAGAGTTCTACAAATTAGGAATTTCAAACAGCTTCAGAACGACTAATGATCAAACTTTTATTACATTAAGCGGTCTTGAAGGAAATATGAAAAAAGGGGTAGAATTGTTGGATCACTGGTTGAAAAACGTAAAAGCAGATCAGACAATTTACAACCAAACGGTAAAGACTATCCTTGAATCTAGAGATGTTGCTAAGAAAGACAAGAACAGAATTATGGCAGCGCTTTCTAACTATGCTAAATACGGGAAAGACTCCAGAATGACTGATATTATTTCTAAAGAAAGGCTTCAGAATATCAATGTAACTGAATTGATGTCGAAGATCAAGACTTTAAATAATTATCCTTACGAAGTTTTCCTTTACGGAGAAAGCCAGAAAGATCTTGAGAAAGCGGTAAAACCATTTATTGCAAACGCAACTTTACAGCCTGCAAAAGCGAAAGTATATGCAGAACCTGCAACAGGAGGAACTGTTTATTTTGCCAACTACGACATGGTACAAATGGAAATGTCTAAAATTGCAAAAGGAAGCGATGTAAATCTTGCCAACTTCGGTAAAGCCAATGTTTTCAACGAATATTTTGGTAGAGGTTTATCTTCGATCGTATTCCAGGAGATCAGAGAGAGTAAATCTTTGGCATATTCTGCTTACGTTTCTTATGCTACAGCAAATGAAAAAGACCATCCGAACTATGTAACCAATTACATCGGAACACAGTCTAATAAATTACCTTTAGCAGTAAATGCAATGAATGAATTGATGGCAGATTTCCCACAAATTCCTGCTCAGTTTGAGAATTCTAAAGGATCGGCTTTAAAGCAAATTGCATCTAACAGAATCAACAGAACAAATATTTTCTACAATCAAATGGCTCTTAAAAAACTGGGAGTTGATTACGATATCAGAAAAGATGTTTATTCTGAAATTCAGTCATTGACATTACCTCAATTGACTGGTTTCTACAATACAGAAATTAAACCATTGAGCTACAATACAGCCATTATCGGGAAAAGAGAAAACCTGAAAATGGAATCGATCAACAAAATGGGACAGTTTAAAGAAGTGACGTTAGAAGAAATCTTTGGATATTAA
- a CDS encoding helix-turn-helix domain-containing protein, producing MKKQDLPQDESNLQSANMTEVLYVTDENDNYITANSIGWDAKKAALEESMELINERIEEAKQNVANNLVSPIVYFMELNKMDVQVLAAYVNMWQWTVKRHAKPKTFKKLSDSTLKKYADAFGISVEELKNFNGK from the coding sequence GTGAAAAAGCAAGATCTTCCTCAGGACGAAAGTAATTTACAGTCAGCAAATATGACCGAAGTGTTGTACGTGACTGATGAAAATGACAATTACATCACAGCAAACAGCATTGGTTGGGATGCCAAAAAAGCAGCTCTCGAAGAATCGATGGAGCTCATTAATGAACGCATCGAAGAAGCAAAACAAAATGTGGCAAACAATTTGGTAAGTCCTATCGTCTATTTTATGGAATTAAATAAAATGGATGTACAAGTTTTGGCAGCTTACGTTAATATGTGGCAATGGACTGTAAAAAGACACGCAAAACCCAAAACTTTCAAAAAACTCAGCGATTCTACCCTCAAAAAATATGCGGATGCATTTGGCATTTCGGTAGAAGAATTAAAAAATTTCAACGGCAAATAA
- a CDS encoding BtrH N-terminal domain-containing protein, protein MKINFEHHQTAHCENGVASNLLLNRGLKLSEPMIFGIGSGLFFVYLPFLKVNFAPGFSYRPMPGAIFSKAAKRLGIKIKRQKFSNPQEAQTALEKNLEQNIPTGLQVGVFNLTYFPEEYKFHFNAHNLVVYGKENGKFLISDPVMDFATTLSEAELEKVRYAKGALAPKGHMYFPTHIPENINLEEAIKKGIKDTCKNMLAPVPLIGVKAMRWVAKSIPKWAEKKGTKVTNHYLGQLIRMQEEIGTGGGGFRFIYGAFLQEAAVILKNDELKELSKEITAIGDLWRDFAVDIARVYKNRNSKSNIYNELSKSMLHIADLEEAFYKKLRKAI, encoded by the coding sequence ATGAAGATCAATTTTGAACACCACCAAACTGCACATTGCGAAAACGGTGTTGCCTCCAATCTACTTCTCAACAGAGGTTTGAAACTCAGCGAACCAATGATCTTCGGGATCGGTTCAGGTCTGTTTTTCGTATATCTTCCTTTTTTGAAAGTTAATTTTGCTCCGGGTTTTAGTTACCGTCCGATGCCGGGTGCTATTTTCAGCAAAGCAGCAAAAAGACTGGGAATTAAAATTAAAAGACAAAAATTCTCAAATCCTCAGGAAGCACAAACTGCTTTAGAGAAAAATTTAGAACAAAACATACCTACAGGTTTACAAGTTGGAGTTTTTAACCTTACTTATTTCCCTGAAGAATATAAATTCCATTTCAATGCCCACAATTTGGTTGTTTACGGAAAAGAAAATGGGAAATTCCTGATCAGCGATCCTGTAATGGATTTCGCAACCACTCTATCTGAAGCTGAGCTTGAAAAAGTACGTTATGCAAAAGGCGCACTCGCTCCAAAAGGTCATATGTATTTCCCAACTCACATTCCGGAAAATATAAATCTGGAAGAAGCCATTAAAAAAGGGATAAAAGATACCTGCAAAAATATGTTGGCTCCCGTTCCTTTAATTGGAGTGAAAGCAATGCGTTGGGTTGCAAAAAGCATCCCGAAATGGGCAGAAAAGAAAGGTACGAAAGTAACCAATCATTATCTCGGTCAATTGATCAGAATGCAGGAAGAAATCGGGACCGGCGGTGGCGGATTCAGATTTATTTACGGAGCTTTTTTACAGGAAGCCGCTGTGATTCTTAAAAATGACGAATTAAAAGAATTGTCCAAAGAAATTACTGCAATCGGTGATCTTTGGAGAGATTTTGCGGTGGATATTGCCAGAGTTTACAAAAACAGAAATTCGAAAAGTAATATTTATAATGAGCTTTCAAAATCAATGCTTCATATAGCCGATTTGGAGGAAGCTTTTTATAAAAAACTGAGAAAAGCGATTTAG
- a CDS encoding ABC transporter ATP-binding protein: MEHIIEIKNLYKKYKNSEEFSVNDISLNITKNEIYGILGPNGAGKTTLISMLSGLIKPTSGSFTINGLSPRKDSSKIKQIIGVVPQEYALYPTLTAKENLLFFGSLYGLKHKNLHKEIDEALELMGLTKFANKKVDQFSGGMKRRCNLIAGTLHNPKVLFLDEPTVGVDVQSKKAIIDYLLDLNKKGTCIIYTSHHLSEAEEFCTKIAIIDHGKIHATGTPEELVERVANAENLEDVFISLTGKELRDVV, translated from the coding sequence TTGGAACATATCATCGAAATAAAAAACCTTTATAAGAAATACAAAAATTCGGAAGAATTTTCGGTAAATGATATTTCTTTAAATATAACTAAAAACGAGATCTACGGAATTCTCGGTCCCAACGGAGCGGGAAAAACCACCTTGATTTCTATGCTTTCAGGTTTAATTAAACCTACTTCAGGAAGTTTTACCATCAACGGATTATCGCCTAGAAAAGACAGTTCGAAAATTAAACAAATCATTGGCGTTGTTCCACAGGAATATGCGCTCTACCCTACTTTAACAGCGAAAGAAAATCTTTTGTTTTTTGGAAGTTTGTATGGTTTAAAACATAAAAATCTTCACAAAGAAATCGATGAAGCTTTAGAATTAATGGGCTTAACAAAATTTGCCAATAAAAAAGTCGACCAGTTTTCCGGAGGAATGAAACGCCGTTGCAATCTGATTGCAGGAACACTTCACAACCCGAAAGTTTTGTTTTTGGACGAACCGACCGTTGGTGTGGATGTTCAGTCAAAAAAAGCCATAATCGATTATCTTTTAGATTTAAATAAAAAAGGAACCTGCATTATTTACACTTCGCATCACCTTTCTGAAGCGGAAGAATTCTGTACAAAAATTGCCATTATCGACCACGGAAAGATCCACGCGACAGGAACACCGGAAGAGTTGGTTGAAAGGGTTGCCAATGCTGAAAACCTTGAAGATGTTTTCATTTCATTAACCGGAAAAGAATTGAGAGATGTTGTATAA
- a CDS encoding ABC transporter permease, giving the protein MLYKLWRSFIKEIQLLKRDSGGIVIIFLMPLLLIITITLIQDSTFKNLEGSKIPIIFIDNDKSEISKNIKLELQRSKTFDLLTNYDEKPAQNAVFSGDYQMAIVIPENLTKDLNSNIDSKVQTIVSSFGLEADSTATKAVASKTKDIHLYFDPATNAGFKNSVMNAINKMVFEIENKKIYKAFQDQLGTTEDLENKSLITFKEITPNKGKEELMPNSVQHNVPAWALFAIFFIVVPLSINLVKEKSQGTSVRVRVSPTPYYIHILGKTFTYLIICIIQFLLMVAVGVWLFPYMDLPQFDVTGKMFHLIIVTLFAGLAAIGFGVLLGTVADTQEQSAPFGATSVVVLAAIGGIWVPVFLMPEFMQKIAAFSPMNWGLNAYYDIILRNSGLGEIAKELIFLFLFYIAMVTISLLYERKQNAV; this is encoded by the coding sequence ATGTTGTATAAATTGTGGAGAAGTTTCATCAAGGAAATTCAGTTGTTGAAGAGAGATTCAGGTGGAATTGTCATTATATTTTTAATGCCTTTGCTTCTGATTATTACGATTACTTTAATTCAGGATTCTACTTTTAAAAATCTGGAAGGTTCAAAAATTCCGATTATTTTTATTGATAACGATAAATCTGAAATCTCTAAGAATATAAAGCTGGAATTGCAACGCAGTAAAACCTTTGATTTATTGACCAATTATGACGAAAAACCTGCACAAAATGCCGTTTTTTCAGGTGATTATCAAATGGCAATCGTCATTCCGGAAAACTTAACGAAAGATTTAAATTCAAATATCGATTCCAAAGTTCAGACCATTGTCAGTTCATTTGGCTTGGAAGCCGATTCAACTGCGACAAAAGCTGTGGCTTCAAAAACCAAAGATATCCATCTCTATTTCGACCCTGCAACCAACGCAGGTTTCAAAAATTCGGTGATGAATGCCATTAATAAAATGGTTTTTGAAATCGAGAATAAAAAAATATACAAAGCCTTTCAAGACCAACTAGGAACAACCGAAGATCTTGAAAACAAAAGCTTGATTACTTTTAAAGAAATCACCCCGAACAAAGGCAAGGAAGAATTAATGCCAAATTCAGTTCAGCACAATGTTCCGGCTTGGGCATTGTTTGCGATTTTCTTTATCGTCGTTCCGCTTTCCATTAATTTAGTTAAAGAAAAAAGTCAGGGAACGAGTGTGAGAGTTCGTGTGAGCCCGACTCCTTATTACATTCATATTTTAGGAAAAACATTTACGTATCTCATCATTTGCATCATTCAGTTTTTATTGATGGTTGCAGTTGGTGTTTGGCTTTTCCCTTATATGGATTTACCACAATTTGATGTGACCGGAAAAATGTTCCACCTCATCATTGTCACTCTTTTTGCAGGATTGGCAGCGATTGGATTTGGAGTTTTATTAGGAACAGTTGCCGATACTCAGGAACAATCTGCACCTTTTGGAGCGACTTCTGTAGTTGTTTTGGCAGCGATTGGCGGAATTTGGGTTCCGGTTTTCCTGATGCCAGAATTTATGCAAAAAATCGCCGCATTTTCTCCGATGAATTGGGGACTGAATGCCTATTACGATATTATTTTAAGAAACAGTGGACTTGGCGAAATTGCTAAGGAATTGATTTTCTTATTTTTATTTTATATTGCAATGGTTACCATCTCATTACTATACGAAAGAAAACAAAATGCAGTTTAA
- a CDS encoding GxxExxY protein → MNENEISKVIFDAGLKVHRQLGAGLLESAYEECLYFELKKSGLLIEKQKPMPLIYEDIKLDIGYRLDFLIERKVVVEIKSVESLNDIHIAQILTYLKLSNCKLGLLINFNSVLFKNGVKRLINGTID, encoded by the coding sequence ATGAATGAAAATGAGATTTCAAAAGTTATATTTGATGCAGGATTGAAAGTTCACCGTCAACTTGGAGCTGGGCTTTTGGAAAGCGCATATGAAGAATGTCTGTACTTTGAATTAAAGAAATCGGGATTACTGATAGAAAAACAGAAGCCAATGCCATTAATCTATGAAGATATAAAACTTGATATTGGATACAGGCTTGATTTTTTGATTGAAAGAAAAGTTGTTGTAGAAATAAAATCTGTAGAATCATTAAATGATATTCACATCGCTCAAATTCTAACCTATTTAAAGCTAAGCAATTGCAAATTAGGTTTGCTTATTAATTTTAACTCCGTTTTATTTAAAAATGGTGTTAAGAGATTAATCAACGGCACAATTGACTAA
- a CDS encoding acyl-CoA thioesterase has product MQSKDLTCTEEVRVRFNETDPLGIVWHGHYIVYFEDGREAFGRQHGLTYLDIQKAGFVTPIVKSTCEHFLPLKYGETFNIVTTFVNSVSAKLIYKYEIFNQENQLVCSGETIQVFLDSDNNLCLYNPEFFQTWKDKMGL; this is encoded by the coding sequence ATGCAGTCTAAAGATTTAACTTGTACCGAGGAAGTTCGCGTACGATTCAACGAAACAGATCCGCTTGGAATTGTTTGGCACGGTCATTATATCGTGTATTTTGAAGATGGAAGAGAAGCTTTCGGAAGACAGCACGGCTTAACGTATCTAGATATTCAAAAAGCAGGATTTGTAACACCAATTGTGAAAAGTACGTGCGAACATTTTCTTCCTTTAAAATATGGTGAAACCTTCAATATTGTAACCACTTTTGTAAATTCTGTTTCCGCGAAGTTGATTTATAAATACGAGATTTTCAACCAGGAAAATCAACTCGTTTGTTCAGGAGAAACTATTCAGGTTTTTTTGGATTCTGATAATAATTTATGTTTGTACAATCCTGAGTTTTTTCAAACCTGGAAAGATAAAATGGGTTTATGA
- a CDS encoding beta-ketoacyl synthase N-terminal-like domain-containing protein, with amino-acid sequence MRKEIYITDYNCVTPLGFDVESNWKALLDGKSGVALHQVSNNLEAFFVSKIDSEKLEKEFKRFFDSAKNDNFTRLEKMFLLSLKPLIERHQISDETAFILSTTKGNISLLKNKKDLPESVYLSNLAQKLADFFGFKTKPIVVSNACVSGVMAISVAKNMIQAGKYKDAFVVAGDEISEFVISGFNSFQAIGSEPCKPYDKNRNGINLGEATAAMYITSHCEEQGDETISNEKFRFKVLGDSAINDANHISGPSRTGDGLFASIQNAMKEAKVSADQIDFISAHGTATLYNDEMEAIAFNRMELQNVPLNSMKGYYGHCLGASGLLESIISMESSLHNTLIPSKNFEEMGVSQDLNIIKENQPAEIKYILKTASGFGGCNAAIVLEKA; translated from the coding sequence ATGAGGAAAGAAATTTACATTACAGATTACAACTGCGTCACGCCTCTTGGTTTTGATGTAGAATCAAACTGGAAAGCGCTTTTAGATGGAAAATCCGGTGTAGCTTTGCATCAAGTTAGCAATAACCTTGAAGCTTTTTTTGTTTCTAAAATTGATTCTGAAAAATTGGAAAAGGAATTTAAGAGATTCTTCGACTCCGCTAAGAATGATAACTTCACGAGACTTGAAAAAATGTTTTTGTTGAGCTTAAAACCATTAATTGAAAGACATCAGATTTCAGATGAAACCGCTTTTATTCTTTCAACAACAAAAGGAAATATCAGTTTATTAAAAAATAAAAAAGACTTACCTGAAAGCGTTTACCTTTCCAATTTAGCTCAAAAATTAGCTGATTTTTTTGGATTTAAAACTAAACCAATTGTTGTTTCCAACGCTTGTGTTTCCGGAGTTATGGCAATTTCTGTTGCAAAGAATATGATTCAGGCAGGAAAATACAAAGATGCTTTTGTGGTTGCAGGAGACGAGATTTCTGAGTTTGTAATTTCTGGTTTTAATTCATTTCAGGCAATTGGAAGTGAACCTTGCAAACCCTACGATAAAAACCGCAACGGAATTAATTTGGGCGAAGCAACCGCGGCAATGTACATTACTAGTCATTGCGAGGAACAAGGTGACGAAACAATCTCAAACGAAAAATTTAGATTTAAAGTTTTAGGAGATTCAGCAATCAATGATGCCAATCACATTTCTGGACCATCAAGAACTGGCGACGGATTGTTTGCAAGCATTCAAAATGCAATGAAAGAAGCAAAAGTTTCAGCAGACCAAATCGATTTTATTTCCGCTCACGGAACAGCAACACTTTACAATGATGAAATGGAAGCCATTGCTTTCAACCGAATGGAACTACAAAATGTTCCATTGAACAGTATGAAAGGATATTACGGGCATTGTTTAGGAGCTTCAGGTTTATTGGAAAGCATTATTTCTATGGAATCTTCTTTACATAACACGTTGATTCCATCTAAAAACTTTGAAGAAATGGGAGTTTCTCAAGATTTAAATATTATTAAAGAAAATCAACCTGCAGAAATCAAATATATTCTGAAAACAGCTTCGGGTTTTGGTGGATGTAATGCAGCAATTGTTTTGGAGAAAGCATAA
- a CDS encoding addiction module protein, whose product MESTLEIRKRIHEFIDIADERILRIINGIIDAEEEVISESNPTVPEWFYDELDKRREKHLKGETKSFSWEEVKERLMKNYGL is encoded by the coding sequence ATGGAATCTACTTTAGAAATCAGAAAAAGAATTCACGAATTCATTGATATTGCAGATGAAAGAATCTTACGTATTATCAATGGAATTATTGATGCTGAAGAAGAGGTAATTTCAGAATCAAATCCAACTGTTCCGGAATGGTTTTATGATGAATTAGACAAAAGGAGAGAAAAACATCTGAAAGGCGAGACGAAATCCTTTTCTTGGGAAGAGGTAAAAGAAAGGTTGATGAAAAATTATGGTTTATAA
- a CDS encoding type II toxin-antitoxin system RelE/ParE family toxin — MVYKLILKPEAENDLGEAIEYYQSKRKGLGLKFLKCVQKFFDRITKNPLHYPLKSNQFREAYIQKFPYIIIYEIIENEIVVFSVFNTYQNPEKKP; from the coding sequence ATGGTTTATAAGTTAATTTTAAAACCCGAGGCTGAAAATGATTTAGGAGAAGCAATTGAATATTATCAAAGTAAAAGAAAAGGTTTAGGTCTTAAATTTTTAAAATGTGTTCAAAAGTTCTTTGACAGAATTACCAAAAATCCGCTTCATTACCCTTTAAAGAGTAATCAATTTCGTGAGGCATACATTCAAAAATTTCCTTACATTATCATTTATGAAATTATAGAAAACGAAATTGTGGTCTTCTCTGTTTTCAACACCTACCAAAATCCAGAGAAAAAGCCTTAA
- a CDS encoding 3-oxoacyl-ACP synthase — MKKTDICTIENSKMILNNEIIFESQTENFSDFAKEAYKSLELSYPKFHKMDNLSKLAFLASEMILKNDDNSKTALVFANKSSSLDTDFKYQESINSQKNYFPSPAVFVYTLPNICVGEISIKHKMQTENAFFVLEEFDEEFLNSYAEQILQSGKAEKVLCGWVELYQESYKAFVYLLTT, encoded by the coding sequence ATGAAGAAAACAGACATTTGCACCATAGAAAATTCAAAAATGATTCTCAACAACGAAATTATTTTTGAATCCCAAACAGAAAACTTTTCAGATTTTGCGAAAGAAGCTTACAAAAGTTTAGAACTTAGTTATCCTAAATTTCATAAAATGGATAATCTGAGTAAACTCGCTTTTCTTGCTTCTGAAATGATTTTGAAAAACGATGATAACAGCAAAACAGCCTTAGTTTTCGCTAACAAATCCTCAAGCTTAGATACCGATTTTAAATATCAGGAAAGCATCAATTCTCAGAAAAATTATTTCCCAAGCCCTGCTGTTTTTGTATACACTTTACCTAACATTTGTGTCGGTGAAATCAGCATAAAACATAAAATGCAGACCGAAAATGCTTTTTTCGTCTTGGAAGAATTTGATGAAGAATTTTTAAACTCATACGCAGAACAAATTCTACAATCAGGAAAAGCCGAAAAAGTCTTATGCGGCTGGGTAGAACTATATCAGGAAAGTTATAAAGCTTTTGTATATTTGCTAACTACGTAA